The Oncorhynchus masou masou isolate Uvic2021 chromosome 6, UVic_Omas_1.1, whole genome shotgun sequence genome has a window encoding:
- the LOC135542613 gene encoding cilium assembly protein DZIP1-like isoform X3, with the protein MSASTSTTIPPFKFRPRRESVDWRRISAVDVDLVASELDFQTLQEHITGVTFCNVEGERCVRCQNPVDPALLKLFRLAQLTVEYLLHSQEYLTLSLGAAEERLQTQVREHQQLQAQQQKQADQAKVLKTELKQRKKIIALNQQAMINMTNCHKCQHCDKAFMNSSFLQNHMQRRHADEYDSQLRTGNQREVKSIADEEEISRLKGQLSYITSELESQRQALLAKASQERDQQSMHQDLMRKLERWKEEEHRKIEEMRDGFRREIEMLHNRNALLQQKVDLKMTTPERRPSPAPQQTDQDMDEKNNVVIQKIDQKHKKLEERFTSKIEKMKANHESEKNQWQDQFSRLESSVVEWQQQSQRQKEESDQRLQERDLIIFSQREQIKHMSSNPPTKLVEVPVIITAPAPEPKPKRVVKDSSSVSEKKPVVVMKQASSVTSVLRKNPDIKRELRPALEQALLEKLESLGVKQGLRGLGGSEYSDLMAKLRSERESTARDIPDYWRHREDVAHTLRLRLKDKRTGSDSAPEQRVKPKQPTQVTQARQRSSSLSSKVTQVISGPPAAPAKQPAPRTLTSTLPKTSTPKTPPFSSDDKSTEEEESEEEKPPQKSRQQQRVPHHRASQPKPTQPKTTPHHKLTQSKPVQTRSGQPRTTQAQPYKPQQPRSAAVNTTKMGVNVVESEGEWTEGSELEEIDQQQLQNYKDQNGNVQKTTNNNLVKDLTKSLEKQLADRGPKKPLGGVSFLPESKDKDIVRELKYTNDDDEDDWDISSLDDLSVPAPVGKPTAPVRKSLDSDSTTSVWGTSTGKGQKTGLNEAGTGSDWSDDDI; encoded by the exons ATGTCTGCCTCCACATCCACCACCATCCCGCCCTTCAAATTCCGTCCGCGACGCGAGAGCGTTGACTGGCGCCGGATCAGCGCGGTGGACGTGGACCTGGTGGCCAGCGAGCTGGACTTCCAGACCCTGCAGGAGCACATCACAGGGGTGACCTTCTGCAACGTGGAGGGGGAGCGTTGTGTCCGCTGCCAGAACCCCGTGGACCCAGCGCTGCTCAAGCTCTTCCGCCTGGCCCAGCTGACAGTGGAGTACCTGCTGCACTCCCAGGAGTACTTGACCCTGAGCCTGGGGGCAGCCGAGGAGAGGCTGCAGACCCAGGTCCGCGAGCACCAGCAGCTCCAGGCCCAGCAGCAGAAGCAGGCGGACCAGGCCAAGGTACTGAAGACTGAGCTGAAGCAGAGGAAGAAAATCATTGCCCTCAACCAGCAGGCTATGATCAACATGACCAATTGCCATAAG TGTCAACATTGTGATAAAGCCTTCATGAATTCCTCCTTTCTCCAGAATCACATGCAACGCCGCCATGCAGACGAGTACGACAGCC AGTTAAGGACAGGCAACCAGAGGGAAGTGAAGAGCATTGCAGATGAGGAGGAGATCAGTCGGCTGAAAGGGCAGCTGAGTTACATCACATCTGAGCTGGAGTCACAGAGGCAAGCCCTCTTGGCCAAAGCCTCTCAG GAAAGAGACCAGCAGTCCATGCACCAGGATTTGATGAGAAAGTtagagagatggaaggaagaAGAACACAGGAAGATAGAGGAGATGAGAGACGGTTTCCGGAGGGAGATCGAGATGCTTCACAACAGGAACGCTCTTCTTCAACAA AAAGTGGATCTCAAGATGACCACTCCTGAGAGGAGGCCCAGTCCTGCTCCCCAGCAGACTGACCAAGACATGGATGAAAAAAACAATGTTGTGATCCAGAAGATTGATCAGAAACACAAGAAACTG GAAGAAAGGTTTACATCAAAAATAGAAAAAATGAAGGCTAACCATGAGAGTGAGAAGAATCAG TGGCAGGATCAGTTTAGCAGGTTGGAGTCGTCTGTGGTGGAGTGGCAGCAGCAGAGCCAGAGGCAGAAGGAGGAGAGTGACCAGCGGCTTCAGGAGCGGGACCTTATCATCTTCTCTCAGCGAGAGCAG ATAAAGCATATGTCCTCAAATCCACCTACTAAATTAGTTGAAGTTCCAG TGATCATAACAGCCCCGGCACCAGAGCCTAAACCAAAGAGAGTAGTGAAGG ACTCGTCCAGCGTGTCTGAGAAGAAGCCAGTTGTTGTAATGAAGCAGGCGTCTTCGGTGACCAGTGTCCTGAGGAAGAACCCCGACATCAAGAGGGAGCTGCGTCCCGCCCTGGAGCAGGCACTCTTAGAGAAGCTTGAGTCCCTGGGAGTCAAacag GGGCTGAGGGGACTCGGAGGCAGCGAGTACAGTGATCTCATGGCTAAGTTGCGctcggagagagagagtacgGCGAGGGACATTCCGGACTACTGGCGTCACCGAGAGGATGTGGCTCACACATTGCGTCTGAGACTGAAGGACAAGAGGACAGGGAGTGACTCTGCCCCCGAGCAGCGGGTCAAACCAAAACAACCCACTCAAG TGACCCAGGCCAGACAACGGTCCAGTAGCCTTTCCTCCAAGGTGACACAAGTGATTTCAGGACCACCAGCAGCGCCTGCCAAACAGCCTGCCCCTCGGACCCTTACCAGTACCCTGCCCAAGACCTCCACTCCCAA GACCCCTCCCTTCAGCTCAGACGACAAgtcaacagaggaggaggagtctgAAGAGGAGAAGCCACCTCAGAAATCCAGGCAGCAGCAGAGAGTCCCTCATCACAGAGCGTCCCAGCCCAAACCAACACAACCCAAGACCACCCCCCATCACAAACTCACCCAGTCCAAACCGGTCCAGACCAGATCTGGCCAGCCCAGGACCACCCAGGCTCAGCCATATAAACCCCAGCAGCCCAGAAGTGCTGCGGTCAACACAACCAAGATGGGGGTCAACGTagtagagagtgagggagagtggaCAGAGGGGAGTGAGTTGGAGGAGATCGACCAACAACAGCTCCAGAACTACAAAGACCAGAATGGGAACGTACAGAAGACTACAAACA ATAACCTGGTCAAGGACTTGACTAAGAGCCTGGAGAAGCAGCTTGCAGACCGAGGACCAAAGAAGCCGCTAGGGGGAGTGAGCTTCTTACCAGAGAGTAAAGACAAAGACATTGTACGGGAACTCAAG TATACAAacgatgatgatgaggatgactgGGATATCTCCTCGTTGGATGACCTATCGGTCCCCGCCCCCGTGGGCAAGCCCACCGCCCCCGTGAGGAAGAGCCTGGACTCAGACAGCACTACCAGTGTCTGGGGAACATCCACCGGGAAGGGACAGAAAACAG GTTTGAATGAAGCAGGAACCGGCAGCGACTGGAGTGACGATGATATATAG
- the LOC135541200 gene encoding claudin-10-like, whose protein sequence is MKIRVMQIWGFLMTVLGWIFVACTMAMEGWKVTSIGGMGGSAVIKVAWYWSNLWKACFTDSTSVTNCQDFPVLWSVDNHIQIVRGLLMGALSVGMLGFVLSLIGMECTFLGGKDKAKHRKLFTGGVCHIISGFLAASGYAVYAKYVSGEYFNPYLDGLKFDLGTPLFLGWVGSAFHMTGGWFYLVSVCKLLCENESETIVIPELPEVERDQAKSTTVQSPGSQITSTIKVPSASKISSKSAGSDVSAISSRSGQSGRASKLERSGRSSNSRQSSKFGSGSLTSGHPSRSHGSVHSEVSRGSSSTVSSLSSGSRRSKREPFIKNSYI, encoded by the exons ATGAAAATCCGCGTGATGCAGATCTGGGGCTTCCTGATGACAGTGCTGGGTTGGATCTTTGTGGCATGCACCATGGCCATGGAGGGCTGGAAGGTCACGTCCATCGGGGGCATGGGTGGCTCGGCTGTCATCAAGGTGGCCTGGTACTGGTCTAACCTGTGGAAGGCCTGCTTCACCGATTCCACTTCTGTCACCAACTGCCAAGACTTCCCTGTGCTCTGGTCCGTGGACA ACCACATCCAGATTGTGAGGGGCCTGCTGATGGGTGCTCTGTCTGTGGGGATGCTGGGGTTCGTACTCAGTCTCATTGGGATGGAGTGCACCTTCCTCGGGGGCAAGGACAAGGCGAAGCACAGGAAGCTCTTCACTGGAGGAGTCTGTCACATCATCAGTG GCTTTCTGGCTGCGTCGGGATACGCTGTCTACGCAAAATACGTCTCTGGGGAATATTTCAACCCCTATTTGGACGGATTAAA GTTTGACCTGGGGACTCCTCTGTTTCTTGGCTGGGTGGGATCAGCTTTTCATATGACAGGGGGTTGGTTCTACTTGGTCTCTGTGTGCAAACTGCTCTGTGAGAACGAGAG CGAAACTATAGTCATCCCTGAACTTCCTGAGGTTGAGAGGGACCAGGCCAAGTCCACCACAGTACAGTCCCCAGGATCCCAGATCACCTCAACGATCAAGGTTCCATCTGCATCTAAGATTTCTTCAAAATCTGCAGGCTCAGATGTGTCTGCCATCTCCTCAAGGTCTGGTCAATCCGGTCGCGCGTCCAAATTAGAGCGGTCTGGACGGTCCTCGAACTCCAGGCAGTCCTCGAAATTTGGCAGTGGGTCTTTGACGTCTGGTCATCCATCGAGGTCTCATGGGTCAGTGCACTCTGAGGTGAGCAGAGGCAGTAGTAGTACAGTGTCCTCTTTATCCAGTGGGTCAAGAAGGAGCAAGAGAGAACCGTTTATCAAAAACTCCTATATATGA
- the LOC135542613 gene encoding cilium assembly protein DZIP1-like isoform X1, whose product MSASTSTTIPPFKFRPRRESVDWRRISAVDVDLVASELDFQTLQEHITGVTFCNVEGERCVRCQNPVDPALLKLFRLAQLTVEYLLHSQEYLTLSLGAAEERLQTQVREHQQLQAQQQKQADQAKVLKTELKQRKKIIALNQQAMINMTNCHKCQHCDKAFMNSSFLQNHMQRRHADEYDSQLRTGNQREVKSIADEEEISRLKGQLSYITSELESQRQALLAKASQERDQQSMHQDLMRKLERWKEEEHRKIEEMRDGFRREIEMLHNRNALLQQKVDLKMTTPERRPSPAPQQTDQDMDEKNNVVIQKIDQKHKKLEERFTSKIEKMKANHESEKNQWQDQFSRLESSVVEWQQQSQRQKEESDQRLQERDLIIFSQREQIKHMSSNPPTKLVEVPVIITAPAPEPKPKRVVKEQPPSARKLDPIEELSEEDKDSSSVSEKKPVVVMKQASSVTSVLRKNPDIKRELRPALEQALLEKLESLGVKQGLRGLGGSEYSDLMAKLRSERESTARDIPDYWRHREDVAHTLRLRLKDKRTGSDSAPEQRVKPKQPTQVTQARQRSSSLSSKVTQVISGPPAAPAKQPAPRTLTSTLPKTSTPKTPPFSSDDKSTEEEESEEEKPPQKSRQQQRVPHHRASQPKPTQPKTTPHHKLTQSKPVQTRSGQPRTTQAQPYKPQQPRSAAVNTTKMGVNVVESEGEWTEGSELEEIDQQQLQNYKDQNGNVQKTTNNNLVKDLTKSLEKQLADRGPKKPLGGVSFLPESKDKDIVRELKYTNDDDEDDWDISSLDDLSVPAPVGKPTAPVRKSLDSDSTTSVWGTSTGKGQKTGLNEAGTGSDWSDDDI is encoded by the exons ATGTCTGCCTCCACATCCACCACCATCCCGCCCTTCAAATTCCGTCCGCGACGCGAGAGCGTTGACTGGCGCCGGATCAGCGCGGTGGACGTGGACCTGGTGGCCAGCGAGCTGGACTTCCAGACCCTGCAGGAGCACATCACAGGGGTGACCTTCTGCAACGTGGAGGGGGAGCGTTGTGTCCGCTGCCAGAACCCCGTGGACCCAGCGCTGCTCAAGCTCTTCCGCCTGGCCCAGCTGACAGTGGAGTACCTGCTGCACTCCCAGGAGTACTTGACCCTGAGCCTGGGGGCAGCCGAGGAGAGGCTGCAGACCCAGGTCCGCGAGCACCAGCAGCTCCAGGCCCAGCAGCAGAAGCAGGCGGACCAGGCCAAGGTACTGAAGACTGAGCTGAAGCAGAGGAAGAAAATCATTGCCCTCAACCAGCAGGCTATGATCAACATGACCAATTGCCATAAG TGTCAACATTGTGATAAAGCCTTCATGAATTCCTCCTTTCTCCAGAATCACATGCAACGCCGCCATGCAGACGAGTACGACAGCC AGTTAAGGACAGGCAACCAGAGGGAAGTGAAGAGCATTGCAGATGAGGAGGAGATCAGTCGGCTGAAAGGGCAGCTGAGTTACATCACATCTGAGCTGGAGTCACAGAGGCAAGCCCTCTTGGCCAAAGCCTCTCAG GAAAGAGACCAGCAGTCCATGCACCAGGATTTGATGAGAAAGTtagagagatggaaggaagaAGAACACAGGAAGATAGAGGAGATGAGAGACGGTTTCCGGAGGGAGATCGAGATGCTTCACAACAGGAACGCTCTTCTTCAACAA AAAGTGGATCTCAAGATGACCACTCCTGAGAGGAGGCCCAGTCCTGCTCCCCAGCAGACTGACCAAGACATGGATGAAAAAAACAATGTTGTGATCCAGAAGATTGATCAGAAACACAAGAAACTG GAAGAAAGGTTTACATCAAAAATAGAAAAAATGAAGGCTAACCATGAGAGTGAGAAGAATCAG TGGCAGGATCAGTTTAGCAGGTTGGAGTCGTCTGTGGTGGAGTGGCAGCAGCAGAGCCAGAGGCAGAAGGAGGAGAGTGACCAGCGGCTTCAGGAGCGGGACCTTATCATCTTCTCTCAGCGAGAGCAG ATAAAGCATATGTCCTCAAATCCACCTACTAAATTAGTTGAAGTTCCAG TGATCATAACAGCCCCGGCACCAGAGCCTAAACCAAAGAGAGTAGTGAAGG AGCAGCCTCCCTCAGCTCGTAAACTGGATCCTATAGAGGAGCTGTCTGAGGAGGACAAAG ACTCGTCCAGCGTGTCTGAGAAGAAGCCAGTTGTTGTAATGAAGCAGGCGTCTTCGGTGACCAGTGTCCTGAGGAAGAACCCCGACATCAAGAGGGAGCTGCGTCCCGCCCTGGAGCAGGCACTCTTAGAGAAGCTTGAGTCCCTGGGAGTCAAacag GGGCTGAGGGGACTCGGAGGCAGCGAGTACAGTGATCTCATGGCTAAGTTGCGctcggagagagagagtacgGCGAGGGACATTCCGGACTACTGGCGTCACCGAGAGGATGTGGCTCACACATTGCGTCTGAGACTGAAGGACAAGAGGACAGGGAGTGACTCTGCCCCCGAGCAGCGGGTCAAACCAAAACAACCCACTCAAG TGACCCAGGCCAGACAACGGTCCAGTAGCCTTTCCTCCAAGGTGACACAAGTGATTTCAGGACCACCAGCAGCGCCTGCCAAACAGCCTGCCCCTCGGACCCTTACCAGTACCCTGCCCAAGACCTCCACTCCCAA GACCCCTCCCTTCAGCTCAGACGACAAgtcaacagaggaggaggagtctgAAGAGGAGAAGCCACCTCAGAAATCCAGGCAGCAGCAGAGAGTCCCTCATCACAGAGCGTCCCAGCCCAAACCAACACAACCCAAGACCACCCCCCATCACAAACTCACCCAGTCCAAACCGGTCCAGACCAGATCTGGCCAGCCCAGGACCACCCAGGCTCAGCCATATAAACCCCAGCAGCCCAGAAGTGCTGCGGTCAACACAACCAAGATGGGGGTCAACGTagtagagagtgagggagagtggaCAGAGGGGAGTGAGTTGGAGGAGATCGACCAACAACAGCTCCAGAACTACAAAGACCAGAATGGGAACGTACAGAAGACTACAAACA ATAACCTGGTCAAGGACTTGACTAAGAGCCTGGAGAAGCAGCTTGCAGACCGAGGACCAAAGAAGCCGCTAGGGGGAGTGAGCTTCTTACCAGAGAGTAAAGACAAAGACATTGTACGGGAACTCAAG TATACAAacgatgatgatgaggatgactgGGATATCTCCTCGTTGGATGACCTATCGGTCCCCGCCCCCGTGGGCAAGCCCACCGCCCCCGTGAGGAAGAGCCTGGACTCAGACAGCACTACCAGTGTCTGGGGAACATCCACCGGGAAGGGACAGAAAACAG GTTTGAATGAAGCAGGAACCGGCAGCGACTGGAGTGACGATGATATATAG
- the cldn10d gene encoding claudin-10 isoform X1, whose translation MKHRTVMMYMEIGCFVSCLAGWILVSSTLAIEYWTWSEVGSVVLTTGNYFSNLWKDCVSDSTGVSDCKEYPSMLGLPVFLHSVRALSICSVILGFFAGVLTLIGMKCTKIGGSELANARVTFAGGITYLASGFAGLIVYSWWGNKVRSEFVDPNFKAQKFEIGAAVFIGWGGSILLITGGFVLSFFSGKEGLRSASKKRPRRPNSYATAQTRRTYMMPNSSRVTPMPQLVQGSRGGRKIRTTRTTGTYSRDDFV comes from the exons ATGAAGCACAGGACGGTGATGATGTACATGGAGATAGGCTGCTTTGTgtcctgtctggctggctggattCTGGTGAGCTCCACCCTGGCTATAGAGTACTGGACCTGGTCTGAAGTGGGCAGCGTGGTGCTCACCACCGGCAACTACTTCTCTAACCTCTGGAAGGACTGTGTCTCAGACTCAACGGGGGTGTCCGACTGCAAAGAGTACCCCTCCATGCTGGGACTACCAG TGTTCCTCCACTCAGTAAGGGCTCTGTCCATCTGTTCTGTCATCCTTGGGTTCTTCGCTGGAGTCCTCACACTGATAGGGATGAAGTGCACCAAGATTGGAGGGTCAGAGCTTGCCAACGCACGGGTCACCTTCGCCGGGGGAATCACCTATCTGGCATCTG GATTTGCTGGCCTGATCGTGTACTCCTGGTGGGGTAACAAAGTAAGATCAGAGTTTGTGGATCCCAATTTCAAGGCACAGAA ATTTGAAATCGGAGCAGCGGTTTTTATTGGCTGGGGAGGCTCGATCTTGCTCATCACCGGAGGTTTCGTACTCAGTTTCTTCTCTGGAAAGGAGGGTCTACGCTCAGC ATCAAAGAAAAGGCCCCGCAGACCTAACTCCTATGCCACAGCTCAGACCAGACGCACATACATGATGCCAAACTCTTCCAGAGTGACTCCAATGCCACAATTGGTCCAAGGGAGCAGAGGTGGCAGAAAGATCAGGACAACAAGGACCACTGGGACGTATAGCAGGGACGATTTTGTTTGA
- the LOC135542613 gene encoding cilium assembly protein DZIP1-like isoform X2, translated as MSASTSTTIPPFKFRPRRESVDWRRISAVDVDLVASELDFQTLQEHITGVTFCNVEGERCVRCQNPVDPALLKLFRLAQLTVEYLLHSQEYLTLSLGAAEERLQTQVREHQQLQAQQQKQADQAKVLKTELKQRKKIIALNQQAMINMTNCHKNHMQRRHADEYDSQLRTGNQREVKSIADEEEISRLKGQLSYITSELESQRQALLAKASQERDQQSMHQDLMRKLERWKEEEHRKIEEMRDGFRREIEMLHNRNALLQQKVDLKMTTPERRPSPAPQQTDQDMDEKNNVVIQKIDQKHKKLEERFTSKIEKMKANHESEKNQWQDQFSRLESSVVEWQQQSQRQKEESDQRLQERDLIIFSQREQIKHMSSNPPTKLVEVPVIITAPAPEPKPKRVVKEQPPSARKLDPIEELSEEDKDSSSVSEKKPVVVMKQASSVTSVLRKNPDIKRELRPALEQALLEKLESLGVKQGLRGLGGSEYSDLMAKLRSERESTARDIPDYWRHREDVAHTLRLRLKDKRTGSDSAPEQRVKPKQPTQVTQARQRSSSLSSKVTQVISGPPAAPAKQPAPRTLTSTLPKTSTPKTPPFSSDDKSTEEEESEEEKPPQKSRQQQRVPHHRASQPKPTQPKTTPHHKLTQSKPVQTRSGQPRTTQAQPYKPQQPRSAAVNTTKMGVNVVESEGEWTEGSELEEIDQQQLQNYKDQNGNVQKTTNNNLVKDLTKSLEKQLADRGPKKPLGGVSFLPESKDKDIVRELKYTNDDDEDDWDISSLDDLSVPAPVGKPTAPVRKSLDSDSTTSVWGTSTGKGQKTGLNEAGTGSDWSDDDI; from the exons ATGTCTGCCTCCACATCCACCACCATCCCGCCCTTCAAATTCCGTCCGCGACGCGAGAGCGTTGACTGGCGCCGGATCAGCGCGGTGGACGTGGACCTGGTGGCCAGCGAGCTGGACTTCCAGACCCTGCAGGAGCACATCACAGGGGTGACCTTCTGCAACGTGGAGGGGGAGCGTTGTGTCCGCTGCCAGAACCCCGTGGACCCAGCGCTGCTCAAGCTCTTCCGCCTGGCCCAGCTGACAGTGGAGTACCTGCTGCACTCCCAGGAGTACTTGACCCTGAGCCTGGGGGCAGCCGAGGAGAGGCTGCAGACCCAGGTCCGCGAGCACCAGCAGCTCCAGGCCCAGCAGCAGAAGCAGGCGGACCAGGCCAAGGTACTGAAGACTGAGCTGAAGCAGAGGAAGAAAATCATTGCCCTCAACCAGCAGGCTATGATCAACATGACCAATTGCCATAAG AATCACATGCAACGCCGCCATGCAGACGAGTACGACAGCC AGTTAAGGACAGGCAACCAGAGGGAAGTGAAGAGCATTGCAGATGAGGAGGAGATCAGTCGGCTGAAAGGGCAGCTGAGTTACATCACATCTGAGCTGGAGTCACAGAGGCAAGCCCTCTTGGCCAAAGCCTCTCAG GAAAGAGACCAGCAGTCCATGCACCAGGATTTGATGAGAAAGTtagagagatggaaggaagaAGAACACAGGAAGATAGAGGAGATGAGAGACGGTTTCCGGAGGGAGATCGAGATGCTTCACAACAGGAACGCTCTTCTTCAACAA AAAGTGGATCTCAAGATGACCACTCCTGAGAGGAGGCCCAGTCCTGCTCCCCAGCAGACTGACCAAGACATGGATGAAAAAAACAATGTTGTGATCCAGAAGATTGATCAGAAACACAAGAAACTG GAAGAAAGGTTTACATCAAAAATAGAAAAAATGAAGGCTAACCATGAGAGTGAGAAGAATCAG TGGCAGGATCAGTTTAGCAGGTTGGAGTCGTCTGTGGTGGAGTGGCAGCAGCAGAGCCAGAGGCAGAAGGAGGAGAGTGACCAGCGGCTTCAGGAGCGGGACCTTATCATCTTCTCTCAGCGAGAGCAG ATAAAGCATATGTCCTCAAATCCACCTACTAAATTAGTTGAAGTTCCAG TGATCATAACAGCCCCGGCACCAGAGCCTAAACCAAAGAGAGTAGTGAAGG AGCAGCCTCCCTCAGCTCGTAAACTGGATCCTATAGAGGAGCTGTCTGAGGAGGACAAAG ACTCGTCCAGCGTGTCTGAGAAGAAGCCAGTTGTTGTAATGAAGCAGGCGTCTTCGGTGACCAGTGTCCTGAGGAAGAACCCCGACATCAAGAGGGAGCTGCGTCCCGCCCTGGAGCAGGCACTCTTAGAGAAGCTTGAGTCCCTGGGAGTCAAacag GGGCTGAGGGGACTCGGAGGCAGCGAGTACAGTGATCTCATGGCTAAGTTGCGctcggagagagagagtacgGCGAGGGACATTCCGGACTACTGGCGTCACCGAGAGGATGTGGCTCACACATTGCGTCTGAGACTGAAGGACAAGAGGACAGGGAGTGACTCTGCCCCCGAGCAGCGGGTCAAACCAAAACAACCCACTCAAG TGACCCAGGCCAGACAACGGTCCAGTAGCCTTTCCTCCAAGGTGACACAAGTGATTTCAGGACCACCAGCAGCGCCTGCCAAACAGCCTGCCCCTCGGACCCTTACCAGTACCCTGCCCAAGACCTCCACTCCCAA GACCCCTCCCTTCAGCTCAGACGACAAgtcaacagaggaggaggagtctgAAGAGGAGAAGCCACCTCAGAAATCCAGGCAGCAGCAGAGAGTCCCTCATCACAGAGCGTCCCAGCCCAAACCAACACAACCCAAGACCACCCCCCATCACAAACTCACCCAGTCCAAACCGGTCCAGACCAGATCTGGCCAGCCCAGGACCACCCAGGCTCAGCCATATAAACCCCAGCAGCCCAGAAGTGCTGCGGTCAACACAACCAAGATGGGGGTCAACGTagtagagagtgagggagagtggaCAGAGGGGAGTGAGTTGGAGGAGATCGACCAACAACAGCTCCAGAACTACAAAGACCAGAATGGGAACGTACAGAAGACTACAAACA ATAACCTGGTCAAGGACTTGACTAAGAGCCTGGAGAAGCAGCTTGCAGACCGAGGACCAAAGAAGCCGCTAGGGGGAGTGAGCTTCTTACCAGAGAGTAAAGACAAAGACATTGTACGGGAACTCAAG TATACAAacgatgatgatgaggatgactgGGATATCTCCTCGTTGGATGACCTATCGGTCCCCGCCCCCGTGGGCAAGCCCACCGCCCCCGTGAGGAAGAGCCTGGACTCAGACAGCACTACCAGTGTCTGGGGAACATCCACCGGGAAGGGACAGAAAACAG GTTTGAATGAAGCAGGAACCGGCAGCGACTGGAGTGACGATGATATATAG
- the cldn10d gene encoding claudin-10 isoform X2, with protein sequence MKHRTVMMYMEIGCFVSCLAGWILVSSTLAIEYWTWSEVGSVVLTTGNYFSNLWKDCVSDSTGVSDCKEYPSMLGLPVLTLIGMKCTKIGGSELANARVTFAGGITYLASGFAGLIVYSWWGNKVRSEFVDPNFKAQKFEIGAAVFIGWGGSILLITGGFVLSFFSGKEGLRSASKKRPRRPNSYATAQTRRTYMMPNSSRVTPMPQLVQGSRGGRKIRTTRTTGTYSRDDFV encoded by the exons ATGAAGCACAGGACGGTGATGATGTACATGGAGATAGGCTGCTTTGTgtcctgtctggctggctggattCTGGTGAGCTCCACCCTGGCTATAGAGTACTGGACCTGGTCTGAAGTGGGCAGCGTGGTGCTCACCACCGGCAACTACTTCTCTAACCTCTGGAAGGACTGTGTCTCAGACTCAACGGGGGTGTCCGACTGCAAAGAGTACCCCTCCATGCTGGGACTACCAG TCCTCACACTGATAGGGATGAAGTGCACCAAGATTGGAGGGTCAGAGCTTGCCAACGCACGGGTCACCTTCGCCGGGGGAATCACCTATCTGGCATCTG GATTTGCTGGCCTGATCGTGTACTCCTGGTGGGGTAACAAAGTAAGATCAGAGTTTGTGGATCCCAATTTCAAGGCACAGAA ATTTGAAATCGGAGCAGCGGTTTTTATTGGCTGGGGAGGCTCGATCTTGCTCATCACCGGAGGTTTCGTACTCAGTTTCTTCTCTGGAAAGGAGGGTCTACGCTCAGC ATCAAAGAAAAGGCCCCGCAGACCTAACTCCTATGCCACAGCTCAGACCAGACGCACATACATGATGCCAAACTCTTCCAGAGTGACTCCAATGCCACAATTGGTCCAAGGGAGCAGAGGTGGCAGAAAGATCAGGACAACAAGGACCACTGGGACGTATAGCAGGGACGATTTTGTTTGA
- the LOC135541201 gene encoding claudin-10-like yields MSNMATEIVAFILNISGWILVCSTLPTDYWKVSSVDGTVITTATFWSNLWKTCVTDSTGVSNCKDFPSMLALDVYIQVCRGLMIASVCLGFFGATLALMGMKCTRIGGSESTKARLTGLSGLHFILNGLCSLTACSLYAHRITSEFFDPLFFAQKFELGAALFIGWAGSVLCISGGLIFCLSLSESFSRAECSYSGGTSMVTKRHKPCKSANSFYKSPVSSDPRDPAEHSGQFGKNAYV; encoded by the exons ATGAGTAACATGGCCACGGAGATCGTTGCCTTCATCCTGAACATATCTGGATGGATCCTGGTCTGCTCCACGTTGCCTACTGACTACTGGAAGGTGTCCTCCGTGGATGGGACGGTCATCACCACGGCGACCTTCTGGTCCAACCTGTGGAAGACCTGCGTCACGGATTCTACAGGAGTGTCCAACTGTAAAGATTTCCCCTCCATGCTGGCTCTAGATG tgtATATCCAGGTGTGTCGGGGCCTGATGATTGCGTCTGTGTGCCTGGGGTTCTTTGGAGCCACCCTGGCCCTGATGGGAATGAAGTGTACCAGGATCGGAGGCTCAGAGAGCACCAAGGCCAGACTAACAGGCCTCTCAGGCCTTCACTTCATACTCAATG GGCTTTGCTCCTTGACTGCATGCTCCCTGTACGCACACAGGATCACATCAGAGTTCTTTGACCCACTCTTTTTTGCTCAAAA GTTTGAGCTGGGTGCAGCGCTCTTCATCGGCTGGGCTGGCTCGGTGCTCTGCATTTCAGGAGGACTCATATTCTGCCTCTCCTTGTCAGAGAGCTTCAG TCGAGCAGAGTGCTCCTACAGTGGTGGTACGTCTATGGTAACCAAGCGTCACAAACCCTGCAAGTCTGCCAACAGTTTCTACAAATCGCCAGTTTCCTCAGACCCCCGAGACCCAGCAGAACACTCAGGGCAGTTTGGAAAGAACGCCTATGTGTGA